From one Vanessa tameamea isolate UH-Manoa-2023 chromosome 9, ilVanTame1 primary haplotype, whole genome shotgun sequence genomic stretch:
- the LOC113396956 gene encoding TBC1 domain family member 16, with the protein MPLPDLIKRASSYFLGFDFDDNEEPPDYVDNEILFCKNNVCVHPPTIARHELDIVHHPGYMTVTTKVFTDQHNNAKRPTLFLNWIPNSTLKKCPSAVETSPSDEIGCGIKPTNPQDIPTQKTVQQKNRKYINNENAFSDSSDTTSLNSNSDKQSIKSNDTRYTQNDTTQEELSSSSKPTIKSVDSNKDDVFVSIDKDESKDQIFEFERHVRSQSMTSVNITIANPTVENVDLTPDSVSGSFMRSLSMSSCDEGNPNWMSTPEFLALKHNLVFPDSVHSSPVPQRRQPLKCRRFSVDLSQMRSLRLFFNDDNCTCGQLVVASRESQYKILHFHHGGLDHLAQVLHRWHALLHIIKLTPGSEEPNLPYRHFMVCRPEVQKSEQHPEEGKVPKITPELFYGKVMNGKGTIEDDLFLRKCVFFGGLDKELRREVWPFLLHCYPYNSTYDEREIILQIRTREYDEIAKRRLEKITPEQHAVFWKNVQSVIEKDVVRTDRGNPFFAGDNNYNVEIMKNILLNYAIYNPALGYTQGMSDLLAPVLCEIKCEAEAFWCFVGLMQRAIFVCTPTDNDMDNNLSYLRELIRIMLPHFYKHLEKHVDAMELLFCHRWILLCFKREFTEAVALRMWEACWANYQTDYFHLFLCLAIIAVYADDVIAQDLNTDEMLLHFSSLAMYMDGRLILRKARGLLHQFRQLVRIPCTLVGMCQRCGPGIWDSTHRPSVECTGAHDFCEYAVQ; encoded by the exons ATGCCTCTACCGGATCTTATTAAACGTGCGTCGAGTTATTTCCTAGGGTTCGATTTCGATGACAACGAAGAACCTCCCGATTACGTCgacaatgaaatattgttttgtaagaaTAATGTGTGCGTCCATCCACCGACAATTGCGAGGCATGAATTAGATATTGTACACCATCCGGGATATATGACAGTGACGACGAAAGTGTTTACTGATCAGCACAATAATGCTAAACGACCTACGCTATTTTTGAATTGGATACCCAATTCCACTTTAAAGAAGTGTCCGTCAGCTGTTGAAACTAGCCCTAGCGATGAAATCGGCTGTGGGATTAAACCTACAAACCCTCAAGACATTCCGACCCAGAAGACTGTACAGCAAAAGAacagaaaatatatcaataacgaGAACGCCTTCTCTGACTCTTCGGACACGACTAGTCTGAATTCGAATTCGGATAAACAGAGCATCAAATCAAACGATACAAGGTACACCCAGAATGATACCACTCAAGAGGAATTGTCATCTAGTTCTAAGCCTACAATAAAATCTGTAGATTCGAATAAGGACGATGTGTTTGTTTCTATCGATAAAGATGAGTCGAAAGAtcagatatttgaatttgaacggCACGTACGATCACAGTCAATGACGTCTGTTAATATAACGATTGCTAACCCGACCGTCGAAAACGTTGATCTGACTCCAGATTCAGTTTCTGGTAGCTTTATGAGGTCTCTATCTATGAGTTCATGCGACGAAGGCAATCCTAATTGGATGAGTACACCTGAATTCTTAGCTCTGaaacataatttagtttttcCGGACAGCGTTCATAGTTCCCCAGTACCGCAAAGACGACAACCTTTGAAATGTCGAAG GTTCTCAGTGGATCTAAGTCAAATGCGATCCTTGCGATTATTCTTCAACGACGACAATTGCACTTGTGGTCAACTGGTTGTGGCTTCCAGGGAGtctcaatacaaaatattacattttcacCATGGAGGTCTGGATCATCTGGCACAAGTTTTGCACAGATGGCACGCATTATTGCACATCATAAAACTAACACCAG GTTCCGAAGAACCAAATTTACCGTATCGTCATTTCATGGTTTGTCGTCCGGAGGTTCAAAAATCTGAGCAACACCCCGAAGAAGGAAAAGTACCCAAGATTACCCCAGAACTATTTTATGGTAAAGTCATGAATGGAAAAGGCACGATCGAGGATGACTTGTTTTTAAGAAAGTGCGTTTTCTTCGGAGGTCTCGATAAAGAGCTGAGACGAGAAGTTTGGCCGTTCCTACTACACTGTTACCCGTATAACTCAACATACGATGAAagagaaattattttacaaattagaaCGAGAGAATATGATGAAATTGCTAAGAGACGATTGGAAAAGATTACACCCGAACAACACGCCGTCTTCTGGAAGAATGTACAAAGCGTAATAGAGAAAGATGTCGTCAGAACAGATAGAGGGAATCCTTTCTTTGCGggcgataataattataatgtcgaaataatgaagaatattttacttaattacgCCATTTATAATCCAGCATTAGG GTACACCCAAGGAATGAGCGATCTACTGGCACCGGTCCTGTGTGAGATTAAGTGTGAAGCGGAAGCATTCTGGTGCTTTGTCGGTCTCATGCAGCGAGCGATATTCGTGTGCACACCCACCGATAACGACATGGATAATAATTTG aGTTATCTCCGTGAACTAATAAGGATTATGTTACCGCACTTTTACAAACACCTTGAAAAACACGTGGACGCCATGGAATTGCTATTTTGTCACAGATGGATATTATT ATGTTTCAAACGCGAATTTACGGAAGCGGTTGCTCTTCGCATGTGGGAAGCGTGTTGGGCGAACTACCAGACGGACTACTTCCACCTGTTCCTCTGTCTCGCTATCATCGCAGTGTACGCTGACGATGTAATCGCTCAAGATCTCAACACTGATGAGATGCTGTTGCATTTCAGCTCACTGG CCATGTACATGGACGGTCGCCTGATCCTTCGAAAGGCACGTGGACTTCTCCACCAGTTCAGGCAGCTCGTTCGTATCCCTTGCACCCTAGTCGGCATGTGTCAGAGATGTGGCCCAGGTATTTGGGACTCGACTCATAGACCCAGTGTGGAATGTACTGGAGCCCATGATTTCTGTGAATACGCTGTACAGTGA
- the LOC113396958 gene encoding nudC domain-containing protein 3, producing the protein METNLEYNKYDEIFTSILEKEKSILGFLSSIFNFLARRTDFYYVHDGFHTDMGFPPGVAEELVIKVLRKCDPKNWSLDKDEINNEIMCSTVAQEVEVIAQEDEQEMENVPEISKENAESNSAVKSDIKDNRSSFPEDYEPPLIVTQKNSESYNGAIRENYTWSQTIMDIDVTIKLPPDIKSSKDLKVTLNPGDICVACRNGDIILKDKLPFKIKTIDSFWSLSENRLLIHLEKVQERWWNKLLNKEEEIDLSKIDCSRPLNELPEDSIAKVRELQWNQEQKLKGLPTSDEIRNIEILKKAWNAEGSPFRGTEFNPNILKK; encoded by the exons ATGGAAACTAATttagaatacaataaatacgATGAGATTTTTACATCTATTTTggaaaaagaaaaatctattttGGGCTTTTTATCATCCATATTCAACTTTCTAGCAAGACg caCCGATTTCTATTATGTTCATGATGGCTTCCATACAGACATGGGTTTCCCGCCAGGTGTAGCGGAAGAATTAGTTATCAAAGTTTTAAGAAAATGTGACCCAAAAAACTGGTCACTAGATAAAgacgaaataaataatgaaataatgtgTTCCACTGTCGCTCAGGAAGTAGAAGTTATTGCTCAGGAAGATGAACAAGAAATGGAGAATGTTCCTGAAATTTCCAAAGAAAATGCGGAATCAAATTCAGCAGTAAAATCTGATATCAAAGACAATAGATCTAGTTTTCCAGAAGATTACGAACCTCCTCTTATagtaacacaaaaaaatagTGAATCTTATAATGGCGCAATCAGAGAAAATTATACATGGTCACAAACTATTATGGATATAG atGTAACAATAAAACTACCACCAGATATAAAATCTTCAAAAGATCTAAAGGTTACATTAAACCCTGGAGACATATGTGTTGCTTGTCGCAATGGTGATATCATACTAAAAGACAAACTACCCTTCAAGATTAAGACTATTGATAGTTTTTGGAGCCTCAGTGAAAACCGTCTTTTGATACATTTag AAAAAGTTCAAGAgcgttggtggaataaacttttaaataaagaagaagAAATTGATCTCTCCAAAATTGACTGCTCAAGGCCATTAAATGAACTGCCAGAAGACAGTATTGCCAAG gtAAGAGAATTGCAGTGGAATCAAGAACAGAAACTGAAAGGTCTTCCAACTAGTgatgaaataagaaatattgaaattctAAAAAAGGCCTGGAATGCTGAAGGTTCTCCATTTAGAGGAACAGAGTTTAAtccaaatattcttaaaaagtaa
- the LOC113396957 gene encoding zinc-type alcohol dehydrogenase-like protein SERP1785, which yields MAKNLPRTMKAIGLYKYLPISDPNSLLDIEIGLPKLQKNDVLIEVKAISVNPIDTKQRAPKPVIETTPRILGWDGAGTVIKNGEKSNIFNVGDEVIFTGDLRRSGCNAQYVALNEFLVGPKPKNLTFEQSAAMPLTAVTAYESLFERLLLSNKDAGKSILVINSAGGVGSVATQIASNLGLKVIGTASRKETIDFSLSHGANIVLNHKNDLFPQLADNGYENGVDYILVNYDPYPYWDTIMQVIKPQGKICLIVDSSGLVDLKPLKDKSVTLASESMLTKIKYNTEDLFKHHEMLKEISKMLDNGQLKTTLNKILTPINAVNLKEAHKILEEKTSIGKIVLTGF from the coding sequence ATGGCAAAGAACTTGCCAAGGACAATGAAGGCTATAggactgtataaatatttacctatttcTGATCCAAATAGTCTTTTGGATATTGAAATAGGCTTACCAAAGTTGCAAAAGAATGATGTTTTAATAGAAGTGAAGGCAATATCAGTTAACCCCATTGATACAAAACAACGGGCACCAAAACCTGTTATTGAAACTACACCACGTATTTTGGGATGGGATGGTGCTGGCACAGTGATTAAAAATGGagaaaaatccaatatttttaatgtaggaGATGAAGTAATATTTACTGGTGATTTAAGAAGAAGTGGTTGCAATGCCCAGTATGTAGCGCTTAATGAATTCTTGGTAGGACCTAAGCCTAAAAATCTCACATTTGAACAATCTGCTGCCATGCCATTAACTGCTGTTACTGCATATGAATCCCTCTTTGAAAGATTGCTTCTATCCAACAAGGATGCTGGAAAAtctatattagtaataaatagtgCAGGTGGTGTTGGCTCAGTGGCTACTCAAATAGCTAGCAATCTAGGTCTTAAAGTTATTGGAACTGCTTCAAGAAAAGAGACCATTGATTTTTCTCTTTCGCATGGTGCTAACATAGTTCTTAACCACAAAAACGATCTATTTCCACAACTTGCAGATAATGGCTATGAAAATGGAGTTGATTATATCTTAGTAAATTATGATCCATATCCATATTGGGACACAATAATGCAAGTTATTAAACCACAGGGAAAAATTTGTTTGATAGTAGACAGTAGTGGTTTGGTGGACTTAAAACCATTGAAGGACAAAAGTGTCACCTTAGCATCAGAATCAATgttgactaaaataaaatacaacactgAGGACTTATTCAAACACCATGAGATGTTGAAGGAAATTTCAAAGATGTTAGACAATGGCCAATTAAAAACAAcactcaataaaattttaacacccATTAATGCTGTTAATTTGAAAGAGGCTCATAAAATATTAGAGGAAAAGACATCTATTGGAAAAATTGTTCTTACtgggttttaa